In Leptolyngbya sp. SIO1E4, one DNA window encodes the following:
- a CDS encoding DUF3288 family protein, with the protein MSEQKEQAHPQYRSDRATVNQLLAEGPTDFNLAELGRLIIRYKGFPGARDIQKDLEKVLSTWKLTEDELYEKTRVLHQRADIYQNLGRNREDWS; encoded by the coding sequence ATGTCTGAACAAAAAGAACAAGCCCATCCCCAATACCGCAGCGATCGCGCCACGGTCAATCAACTATTGGCGGAAGGCCCGACAGACTTTAATCTGGCTGAGTTAGGCAGGCTCATCATTCGCTATAAAGGGTTTCCAGGGGCGCGGGATATTCAGAAAGATTTGGAGAAGGTACTGAGCACCTGGAAGCTGACGGAAGATGAGCTTTATGAAAAAACCCGAGTGCTCCACCAAAGGGCTGACATCTATCAAAATTTAGGGCGCAACCGCGAAGATTGGAGCTAG
- the gndA gene encoding NADP-dependent phosphogluconate dehydrogenase, protein MAQSFGVIGLAVMGENLALNVERNGFPVSVYNRSREKTDRFIANRTQGKNVQATYSLEEFVASLERPRRILVMVKAGGPVDAVIGQLKPLLDDDDMIIDGGNSLYEDTERRVKELESTGLRFIGMGVSGGEEGALNGPSLMPGGTRAAYDLIEPIVTKIAAQVDDGPCVTYIGPGGAGHYVKMVHNGIEYGDMQLIAEAYDLMKNVLGLNHEQLHEVFAEWNMTEELDSFLIDITSDIFTNEEAGKPLVEMILDAAGQKGTGRWTVVNALELGVAIPTITAAVNARIMSSIKPERVAASKELSGPTAKFDGDIKTTISKIRDALYCSKICSYAQGMALISKASQTFDYGINLGETARIWKGGCIIKARFLGKIKHAYDENANLANLLLAPEFKQTILDRQAAWREVVAMAAGLGIPVPAFSASLDYFDSYRRDRLPQNLTQAQRDYFGAHTYERVDKEGVFHTEWTKAPAKV, encoded by the coding sequence ATGGCACAGAGTTTTGGTGTAATCGGCCTAGCGGTCATGGGTGAAAACCTGGCCTTAAACGTAGAACGGAATGGTTTTCCCGTGTCCGTGTACAACCGATCGCGGGAGAAAACCGATCGCTTCATCGCCAATCGAACCCAGGGCAAAAACGTCCAAGCGACCTATTCCCTCGAAGAATTCGTGGCGTCTTTAGAGCGTCCCCGGCGCATTCTAGTGATGGTAAAAGCCGGTGGCCCAGTTGATGCTGTGATTGGCCAACTCAAGCCCCTGCTGGATGATGATGACATGATCATTGACGGCGGCAACTCCCTCTATGAAGACACCGAGCGCCGAGTCAAAGAACTCGAATCGACTGGCCTTCGCTTCATCGGCATGGGCGTCAGCGGCGGCGAAGAAGGAGCCCTCAACGGCCCCAGCTTAATGCCCGGCGGCACCCGCGCGGCCTACGACCTGATTGAGCCCATCGTCACTAAAATTGCAGCCCAGGTAGATGATGGCCCCTGCGTCACCTACATCGGCCCTGGCGGTGCCGGTCACTACGTCAAGATGGTGCACAACGGCATTGAGTATGGCGACATGCAGCTCATTGCAGAAGCCTACGACCTGATGAAAAATGTCTTGGGCCTCAACCACGAACAGCTCCATGAGGTGTTTGCAGAATGGAACATGACGGAGGAACTCGACTCCTTCCTGATTGATATCACCTCCGACATCTTCACCAACGAAGAGGCCGGTAAGCCTCTGGTCGAGATGATTTTGGATGCCGCTGGGCAAAAGGGTACCGGTCGCTGGACGGTTGTTAATGCGCTGGAACTGGGGGTCGCGATCCCCACGATCACAGCGGCAGTGAACGCGCGCATTATGTCTTCTATCAAGCCAGAGCGCGTGGCGGCCTCTAAAGAACTCAGCGGCCCCACCGCCAAATTTGATGGTGATATCAAAACCACCATCAGCAAGATTCGGGATGCCCTGTATTGCTCTAAAATTTGCTCCTATGCCCAAGGGATGGCGCTGATCAGCAAAGCCTCTCAAACCTTTGATTACGGCATTAATTTGGGCGAAACCGCCCGCATCTGGAAAGGCGGCTGCATTATTAAAGCCCGCTTCTTAGGCAAGATTAAGCATGCCTACGACGAAAATGCCAATTTGGCGAATCTGCTACTCGCCCCTGAGTTCAAGCAAACGATTCTCGATCGCCAGGCTGCCTGGCGCGAAGTCGTAGCCATGGCCGCCGGGCTCGGCATTCCGGTCCCCGCTTTCAGTGCCTCCCTCGATTATTTCGACAGCTACCGTCGCGATCGCCTGCCCCAAAACCTGACCCAGGCTCAACGCGACTACTTCGGTGCCCACACCTACGAGCGGGTCGATAAAGAAGGCGTCTTCCATACCGAGTGGACGAAGGCTCCGGCAAAGGTGTAG